The proteins below come from a single Acidovorax sp. NCPPB 4044 genomic window:
- a CDS encoding glycine zipper 2TM domain-containing protein has product MKKTIVLTALAALAAGASAQEQGRVLSATPVTQQVAVPQQYCGNETIYSESRPTGAGAVLGAVAGGAAGNAIGKGSGRAAATALGLIGGALLGNNIEGGGRPEYQNVTRCTNQTRYENRVMGYDVLYEYAGRQYTTRTQHDPGAWIPLSVQPLASAPQQQPVYGNTTTYVQPGVVVSTVPGPPAYVTPPAATVIEYRDAYGRPYGPPRDPYWR; this is encoded by the coding sequence GCCAGCGCACAGGAGCAGGGCCGAGTGCTCTCCGCCACCCCCGTCACCCAGCAGGTGGCCGTTCCCCAGCAGTACTGCGGCAACGAAACGATCTATTCCGAATCCCGCCCCACCGGCGCGGGTGCCGTGCTCGGCGCCGTGGCGGGCGGCGCGGCCGGCAATGCCATCGGCAAGGGCAGCGGCCGGGCCGCCGCGACGGCGCTGGGCCTCATCGGCGGCGCGCTGCTGGGCAACAACATCGAAGGCGGCGGCCGCCCCGAATACCAGAACGTCACGCGCTGCACCAACCAGACGCGCTACGAGAACCGGGTCATGGGCTACGACGTGCTGTACGAATACGCAGGGCGCCAGTACACCACCCGCACCCAGCACGATCCGGGCGCCTGGATTCCGCTCAGCGTGCAACCCTTGGCAAGCGCCCCGCAGCAGCAGCCCGTCTACGGCAATACCACGACCTACGTGCAGCCCGGCGTGGTGGTTTCCACGGTGCCGGGACCGCCGGCCTACGTGACGCCGCCCGCCGCCACCGTGATCGAGTACCGCGACGCCTATGGCCGCCCCTACGGCCCGCCGCGCGACCCCTACTGGCGCTGA